A window of Periplaneta americana isolate PAMFEO1 chromosome 7, P.americana_PAMFEO1_priV1, whole genome shotgun sequence contains these coding sequences:
- the LOC138702858 gene encoding methylosome protein WDR77-like — MDPVSVEVEPNRNAEAYRNYQPAILPAQVEKFIDFIELCEDGYMLLGCSNLNGRFWTGSLWYFLDPDAAPDVEKCLTGIECETGVTDGKFLEDKQKIIVGEDSGVVQILGVSESADEHTFHFESLNSVCEHDDTVLSVSVFSDKKHAVTGSLDITIKVWSVESLVAEHTYRPAHLHQVSSVCTHPQDGHSLFASCSLDGMVLIWDTRNVKPAKVAFNNRAKEMTSVDWHTSRTDLVAAGTSSGDVMLLDIRQPKLPVAEAACFSRPIHRMKFSHHKSDWLAVCADDSKVKVLHCATNSPNIIYTDDRHEDFVHGLAWHSRNENLYSCGWDKQVLAHKPPLSLARMEVNGIGEAKNQEQK; from the exons atgGACCCTGTAAGCGTTGAAGTTGAACCTAATCGTAATGCAGAAGCGTACCGTAATTATCAGCCGGCAATCCTACCAGCACAGGTTGAAAAGTTTATAGATTTTATTGAATTATGTGAAG ATGGATATATGCTGCTTGGGTGCTCTAATTTGAATGGGCGTTTCTGGACCGGTTCTCTATGGTATTTCCTTGATCCTGATGCGGCTCCAGATGTGGAAAAATGCCTTACAGGCATTGAATGTGAAACTGGCGTCACTGACGGGAAATTTCTAGAAGATAAACAAAAG ATTATAGTTGGCGAAGATTCTGGTGTAGTGCAGATATTGGGTGTCTCAGAGTCTGCCGATGAACATACGTTTCATTTCGAGTCTTTGAATTCGGTGTGTGAACATGACGATACTGTTCTGTCGGTTTCTGTTTTCTCAGATAAGAAACATGCTGTAACAGGAAGCCTGGATATCAC TATCAAGGTTTGGAGTGTTGAGTCATTGGTGGCAGAACACACCTACCGACCTGCACACCTGCACCAAGTGTCCTCCGTGTGCACACACCCGCAGGATGGGCACAGCTTATTTGCGTCCTGCTCTCTGGACGGCATGGTCTTAATATGGGACACAAGAAATGTGAAGCCAGCTAAAG TTGCTTTCAACAACAGAGCAAAAGAAATGACTTCGGTCGACTGGCACACATCAAGAACCGACCTGGTGGCTGCTGGAACAAGTTCAGGTGACGTGATGCTGCTGGACATCCGACAGCCGAAGCTGCCAGTTGCAGAGGCAGCCTGCTTCAGTCGTCCAATCCACCGCATGAAATTCTCCCATCACAA GTCAGACTGGCTGGCAGTGTGTGCAGACGACTCCAAGGTCAAGGTTCTGCACTGTGCAACCAACTCTCCAAACATAAT CTACACCGATGACCGTCATGAGGACTTCGTACATGGCCTGGCGTGGCACAGTCGCAATGAGAACCTGTATTCCtgcggctgggacaaacaagtgCTTGCACACAAACCACCACTCTCACTAGCCAGAATGGAGGTGAACGGGATTGGAGAGGCCAAGAATCAGGAACAGAAGTGA